AAACAGGAGACCGTTTATTTTAGACGGTCTCAAAATGATTCTTATAAGGCTTGAACTTCACTCATTAAAGCATGAGTATTCCCTTCAGTGTCTTTAAAAAACGTCATCCATGTTTCAATTTGTCCCATTTTTGCAACGATATGTGGTTCATCAATAAAAGTAACTTCATTACTTACTAAAGTCTCATAAGTTTTCTTGATATTTTTAACTTGAAAATAAACAACTGAACTTGAATTAGCAAATTCATCTTTTTCTGGCAGGCTTAACAGGAGACGCAGACCGTTGCATTCAAAGAAAGCCATACTGTCTGTATTAAATAAAAGGGCAAGCCCCAGTTTATCTTTGTAAAATTGTATTGCCCTGTCTAACACTTTAACTGGTACCCCGATTTGCCCAACTTTTTGAATCATATTAGTTTCCAAAGAACATTTCTCCCTTCAAATATCTTTCACATTAAGAATAAACGATTCAACTTAGTATTTCTTATCCAAAATCACCTTTTTACGAAATTGAATGGGAGAAACTCCAACATGCTGCTTAAACATCTTGCTAAAGGATACAGGGTTAGTAAATCCCAGTTCAAAAGTTATATCTGTAATAGTGAAGTCTAAATTTCTTAAAAGGTCCTTTGCCTTTAGAATCCTATATTCAGAAATATGCTGATGAGGCGTTTTGCCAAATATTTGTGAGTAAGTTCTTAATAAATGGTTTGGCGAAAGGCAAGCAATCCGAGCAATGTCATTTAATTTTATTGGCTTGTTATAAAAGGACCTGATATAATCATGGGCCGTACTGATCCTTCTATATAATTCTTCACGTGTAGAAGTTCGTATCGCATGTAAGGATTCGACTTCTTTCAATGTATCGAAATGTGCGAACAATAAAGTTTGCATTAATTTGTGGAATTGTTCCTCATAACCAACTAGATCATTCTTAAGGACTGATAAGTTCTCTTTAAATATGTTTATCTGAGAAGATAGTCTTTGAGGTGTATGAAATGTTTTTTCAAAGAAACCAATAGAACTTGTTTCCATAAAAGGATCACTTAGAAGTTTATGGGTTGATTCTCTATAGGTCTTTAAAACTTCCTTTGCAAATCCATCTTTAAAAAAGATACAAAAAGATTCAACTTCCTTATTTTCGTCAATTAAAATTGTATAGGAACCTTCATTAAGAAGCAGGTATCTGCTCTCTTCAACAGCAAAAAAGCCTTTACTGGTCTTATAATGCGCCTTCCCATTAGAGAATGTTTTAATGGATAATTGGCCATTTCCTTCCCAGTAAAATTGGCTGCTTTTGGCATGTAAGACATAATTACTTGAACTCTTATTACTCATATGACTATCTCCATAAACATGTAACTTGAATTTTTAGATAAGTCAATTATACATAATAATGGATTGTAAATAGTAAAAATTTTCATATTTTGTTAAACAGCATCATACTGGTTAGCAGGTGGTTTGTGGAGAAAGGAATGGCTGCTTAGGCATGAAAGCTCTTATAAAAAGTGCTTGATGTAAAGAGACGCTCACCCCCATTTTTTGATTTGATGGTAAATGTAAGGCGCCTGCTTAGAAAAATTTGGGGGATATTGATGCCTGACCTACGATGCGTTACCACTTTAACGAAATGGGTGGGACGGTTTTTTTGAAAATTTTGTGTAAAGGATGCTAAAGATATGAAATATATAAGAAAGTGAAACTAAAATAAATTCAAAAACGTATGGGAGGATAAGATTTCCATTTGATGAAATTTAGGTTGAAGTTAGTTTAGGAAAACAATTTTTAGGAGGGGGAGTATTATGGATGTTAGTGAGATCGTCGTGTCGATAACTCCTAAAGAAGCAAGTGACAAAGTGGAGGAGGAAATTGTAAATGGAAGTATCTCAGGTACATTAATTGATCGTTATCATCGTTCAATCGGGAATATTGAATTGATTGTTTTAGTGTTAGAAAAATACTATTATCGCTCAGGTAATCGTGGTTCAATGACGGTTACTATCGATAACTTTGAAGGTGCTACAAAAGTACATGCAGCAGCTTCTGGCACTGCCCAAGGAGCTATCTTCCGGTTTGATTGGGGTGCGGGGAACAGTTGTATTAATAGTGTCATAGATATTTTAGAACCGTATAGAGTTAAGTAAATTAATAAAGCAAGCTGGCTGTTGTTCCATAGGAATTACAGCTATTTTTTTGGGAAGTCCCTTGTCAAATCAATCATTTAAAAGGTTTCACATTTCTATCTATCCTTTATTAATCTGAAGTCGAGTAAAGTAAGAATGTCAAAAAAATATCCGGCCATAGGCC
The DNA window shown above is from Neobacillus sp. WH10 and carries:
- a CDS encoding VOC family protein; protein product: METNMIQKVGQIGVPVKVLDRAIQFYKDKLGLALLFNTDSMAFFECNGLRLLLSLPEKDEFANSSSVVYFQVKNIKKTYETLVSNEVTFIDEPHIVAKMGQIETWMTFFKDTEGNTHALMSEVQAL
- a CDS encoding DUF6054 family protein, translating into MDVSEIVVSITPKEASDKVEEEIVNGSISGTLIDRYHRSIGNIELIVLVLEKYYYRSGNRGSMTVTIDNFEGATKVHAAASGTAQGAIFRFDWGAGNSCINSVIDILEPYRVK
- a CDS encoding AraC family transcriptional regulator, whose amino-acid sequence is MSNKSSSNYVLHAKSSQFYWEGNGQLSIKTFSNGKAHYKTSKGFFAVEESRYLLLNEGSYTILIDENKEVESFCIFFKDGFAKEVLKTYRESTHKLLSDPFMETSSIGFFEKTFHTPQRLSSQINIFKENLSVLKNDLVGYEEQFHKLMQTLLFAHFDTLKEVESLHAIRTSTREELYRRISTAHDYIRSFYNKPIKLNDIARIACLSPNHLLRTYSQIFGKTPHQHISEYRILKAKDLLRNLDFTITDITFELGFTNPVSFSKMFKQHVGVSPIQFRKKVILDKKY